TTTGATCTATTTCTATCCTTCATCGGGATTTTTTGTCTATTGCCAGTTTTTATTTCTGTGGCTTGTTGGATTAAGCTGGACTCACCTGGTCCGGTTTTTTTTAGACAAACAAGAGTTGGTTACAAGGGGAATCCATTTCGAATTCATAAATTTCGAACAATGAAAGTGCAGGCAGAGAGCGAAGGCCGATTAACGATAGGTAACGATAGCAGGATCACTCGATCTGGACAATTTTTGAGGAAGAGCAAAATCGACGAGCTACCGCAACTCATCGATGTGTTCCTAGGTAATATGAGCCTAGTTGGCCCTCGTCCAGAAGTGCAAGAATTTATTGATTGTTATCCAACGGATGTTAAGGATAAAGTTTTATCGGTAAAGCCGGGTATTACTGATCGGGCATCAATCGAGATGGTCGATGAGAGTGATATTTTAGGTCAGTATAGTGATCCCAAAAAAGCCTACATTGATGTGATTTTGCCAGTGAAGCAGACATATTATTTACAATATGTCGATAATCATACTATCTTAGATGATATTTTTATTATATTTTCTACAATAAAGAAAATAATCAAGAGAACATAATTACTATGTAATTTATGTATTTAGAGAGATAATTATGGACAAGTTGGCTTATATTTGGTCTCTGCCTCGGATGCATAAGCGTCTGATCAGTTTGGCTATTGATACTTTATTGATCACCTTCTCTTTCTTTCTCGCCTTGGCGGCGCGAACGGGAGAGGTCTCTTTTTCGGTTTCAGGGCCAACTTGGTTAACGCTGCTTGGCACCTTAACCGTAACGCTAATCGCCTTTACCAAACTGGGGTTGTATCGCGCGGTATTGCGTTACCTAACTTTCCATGCGTTAACGGTCGTTGTGATTGGTGCGGTGATCTCCGCACTTTCTATCACCAGCTTTGCCTACTATTTTGATGCCGCGGTGCCGCGTACGGTGCCTGTCATCTATATGACATTCCTCGCTATTCTCTGTGGCGGGGCGCGCATGTTGGTGCGCTCACTCATTGTGCAGGCTAGCCGTAAAGGCTCTGAACGGGTATTGATTTTTGGCGCGGGCAGCACAGGGCGGCAGCTCGCCATCGCGTTAAGAAATGCGGAATCGTATCAAGTACAAGGCTTTATTGATAATGATCCATCATTAGCAAATACCATCATTCAAGGGATTAACGTTTACTCGCCAAGCAGTGTTGATCAACTGGTCGAAAGGCAAGGCATAGAAAAGATTTTGCTTGCTACGCCGCGTGCTTCTCGCTCGGAACGTAAAACCATCATCGATTCTTTGTTGCACCTTCCAGTAGAAGTGCTCACCGTGCCTGATTTCAACGATATCGTCAACGGCAATGCCACAGTCGATGAGCTGAAAGATGTCGCGATTGAAGATCTGCTTGGCCGCGATCCGGTCGCACCCAACCCAGATCTGATGAAAGCCAACATCCAAGGTAAAGTGGTAATGGTGACTGGCGCGGGGGGGTCTATCGGCTCAGAGCTTTGTCGGCAAATCGTCAGGCAAAAACCTAAATCACTGGTTCTTTTTGAGCTGTCTGAATTTGGCCTTTATCAAATTGATAAAGAGCTTTCCAATCTGGTTGAAACAGAAAAGCTTAACGTCGAGATCATCCCACTGTTGGGTTCAGTGCAACGCATTAACCGTGTCAGCACCACCATGCGTGCCTTTGGGGTACAAACGGTGTACCACGCGGCCGCGTATAAACACGTGCCACTAGTGGAATACAATGTGGTCGAAGGGGTGCGTAACAACGTATTTGGCACCTATTACACTGCCAAAGCGGCGATTGAGGCAGGGGTAGAGTCCTTTGTGCTTATCTCAACCGACAAAGCAGTACGCCCAACCAATGTGATGGGTACCTCAAAACGAATGGCTGAGTTGGGCTTGCAAGCCCTAGCGCAGCAAGAGAACAGCAAACCCAATGGTACGCGTTTTTGCATGGTGCGTTTTGGCAATGTGCTTGGTTCATCCGGCTCTGTGATTCCTCTCTTCAAACGTCAGATTGAAGAGGGCAAAGCGATCACCGTGACACATCCAGATATTATTCGCTACTTTATGACCATACCAGAGGCAGCTCAGTTGGTGATTCAGGCAGGCGCAATGGGTAAAGGTGGCGATGTCTTTGTCTTGGATATGGGCCAACCAGTAAAAATCGTTGATCTGGCGAAAAACTTAATCCGCCTCTCTGGGCTTGAAGTTAAATCGCCTTCTAACCCGAACGGCGATATTGAGATTAAATTCACCGGCCTTCGCCCAGGCGAAAAGCTCTATGAAGAGTTATTGATTGGCGATAACGTTGAAGGCACAGAGCATGAACGCATTATGACGGCCAACGAGCAGTTCTTGCCGCTAGAGCAGTTTAATCACATTCTCGAAGATCTTGATTTAGCATGCCACCACTTCGACCATGAGGCGATTCGCCAAATCCTGCTGGAAACGCCAACAGGCTTTAACCCAACCGATGGCATTGGCGATCTCGTCTGGAACGCGAAGAAGAAACTCAAAGCATCCCAAGCAAAAGTCGTTGAAATGAAGGTAACGGCGTAGGACGAAAAGAAGGTTGCTAGGGGCTAGGTACTAGGAAGAGCGGGGAAGGGCGAAGAGCGGTTAAGAGCGGTCCTGTGG
The Vibrio navarrensis DNA segment above includes these coding regions:
- a CDS encoding sugar transferase, producing the protein MAKRLFDLFLSFIGIFCLLPVFISVACWIKLDSPGPVFFRQTRVGYKGNPFRIHKFRTMKVQAESEGRLTIGNDSRITRSGQFLRKSKIDELPQLIDVFLGNMSLVGPRPEVQEFIDCYPTDVKDKVLSVKPGITDRASIEMVDESDILGQYSDPKKAYIDVILPVKQTYYLQYVDNHTILDDIFIIFSTIKKIIKRT
- a CDS encoding polysaccharide biosynthesis protein, which codes for MDKLAYIWSLPRMHKRLISLAIDTLLITFSFFLALAARTGEVSFSVSGPTWLTLLGTLTVTLIAFTKLGLYRAVLRYLTFHALTVVVIGAVISALSITSFAYYFDAAVPRTVPVIYMTFLAILCGGARMLVRSLIVQASRKGSERVLIFGAGSTGRQLAIALRNAESYQVQGFIDNDPSLANTIIQGINVYSPSSVDQLVERQGIEKILLATPRASRSERKTIIDSLLHLPVEVLTVPDFNDIVNGNATVDELKDVAIEDLLGRDPVAPNPDLMKANIQGKVVMVTGAGGSIGSELCRQIVRQKPKSLVLFELSEFGLYQIDKELSNLVETEKLNVEIIPLLGSVQRINRVSTTMRAFGVQTVYHAAAYKHVPLVEYNVVEGVRNNVFGTYYTAKAAIEAGVESFVLISTDKAVRPTNVMGTSKRMAELGLQALAQQENSKPNGTRFCMVRFGNVLGSSGSVIPLFKRQIEEGKAITVTHPDIIRYFMTIPEAAQLVIQAGAMGKGGDVFVLDMGQPVKIVDLAKNLIRLSGLEVKSPSNPNGDIEIKFTGLRPGEKLYEELLIGDNVEGTEHERIMTANEQFLPLEQFNHILEDLDLACHHFDHEAIRQILLETPTGFNPTDGIGDLVWNAKKKLKASQAKVVEMKVTA